The following are encoded in a window of Salvelinus sp. IW2-2015 unplaced genomic scaffold, ASM291031v2 Un_scaffold2296, whole genome shotgun sequence genomic DNA:
- the LOC139025140 gene encoding uncharacterized protein isoform X2 produces the protein MSDNDVVVSPQRYSFDLQHPGYDHDTPLTRMEQSGTFEPNNDQEIWESEREGGDETPMSPVANGSAMGAGETGSTGENGEKQAHGDSDGDSFNNFCTSDVTLTPPIRRVGFSLDLDLSDKVLLGSSPDL, from the exons ATGTCTGATAATGACGTTGTTGTTTCTCCTCAGAGGTACTCGTTTGACCTGCAGCATCCAGGATATGACCACGACACCCCTCTCACCCGCATGGAACAATCCGGAACCTTCGAACCCAACAACG ATCAGGAGATCTGGGAGtctgagagagagggtggtgatGAGACTCCTATGAGCCCTGTAGCTAACGGCTCAGCTATGGGGGCTGGAGAGACTGGGTCTACAGGGGAGAACG GAGAGAAGCAGGCTCATGGTGATAGTGATGGAGACAGCTTCAACAACTTCTGTACCAGTGATGTCACGCTGACTCCGCCCATAAGAAGGGTGGGCTTTAGCCTGGACCTCGACTTGAGTGACAAGGTGTTACTCGGCTCCagccctgacctttga
- the LOC139025140 gene encoding uncharacterized protein isoform X1, with product MSDNDVVVSPQRYSFDLQHPGYDHDTPLTRMEQSGTFEPNNDQEIWESEREGGDETPMSPVANGSAMGAGETGSTGENEGEKQAHGDSDGDSFNNFCTSDVTLTPPIRRVGFSLDLDLSDKVLLGSSPDL from the exons ATGTCTGATAATGACGTTGTTGTTTCTCCTCAGAGGTACTCGTTTGACCTGCAGCATCCAGGATATGACCACGACACCCCTCTCACCCGCATGGAACAATCCGGAACCTTCGAACCCAACAACG ATCAGGAGATCTGGGAGtctgagagagagggtggtgatGAGACTCCTATGAGCCCTGTAGCTAACGGCTCAGCTATGGGGGCTGGAGAGACTGGGTCTACAGGGGAGAACG AAGGAGAGAAGCAGGCTCATGGTGATAGTGATGGAGACAGCTTCAACAACTTCTGTACCAGTGATGTCACGCTGACTCCGCCCATAAGAAGGGTGGGCTTTAGCCTGGACCTCGACTTGAGTGACAAGGTGTTACTCGGCTCCagccctgacctttga